Proteins encoded within one genomic window of uncultured Sphingopyxis sp.:
- a CDS encoding TonB-dependent receptor — translation MIKVHKTLLFAGAALGVAMAPSLAFSQETEAATESGGPVLDEIVVTADRTGTELVQVGSFRGAKQLDTPLTIAVIPRDVLDTQQATSLIDALRNTAGVTTSQTSPTVYNNLAIRGIDVENRGNYRLNGTLPIINLTDLPLEDKERIEALKGASALYYGFTTPSGIINLTMKRPTQDPYLAAKIFGNSHGRIGGHVDFGGTTGILGYRINAVYDRPDSGIDHTSGTRTVLAGAFDIKPTDTLTVQVDGEHIFKKVNEPGIYRFRETPILTVDNPDTGIALPELIDPHTNFGPDWAANRTEATNLLGKVIWKFSPSWEFVASAGLSQVQRGRHFNTLDPNDPNTDPLRGPVGEFPVSISYQPVAKFKNQNYRAEVAGAFETFGIKHELLIGVSQNIRANRSSASTAQTCFYNNATGALLGAGFPSTPVPAGATRSACLQSITDPHDIPQLGEPLPGLNNPTQITDTGAFIFDRMEIGEWLQLLGGVRISDYKEERLDTGLKTFSASPTSLSFGAVVKPISSVSIYGTYIEGLESTPAAPLTTVNAAEQLPPSASTQYEGGIKWEPKSGLLFQAAYFDISRDSAVVNGANRWVKDGKSSYRGVELSFTGNVTPDWSVYASALFLDAKYKSGSPTLLVVDDAGNPVLGPDGSQRISPSIVGNRVENAAKRTFSLATEYRFTDWLPGFSVNGAVYHTGNRAINPLNQAFIPGYTLFDLGAGYTTDIAGTETTFRISAENVGGKKYWGSTGGLLLSQGVPSTVKFSIETKFF, via the coding sequence ATGATAAAAGTGCATAAAACACTGCTTTTTGCCGGCGCCGCACTCGGCGTGGCAATGGCGCCTTCGTTGGCTTTTTCGCAGGAAACGGAAGCCGCCACCGAAAGCGGCGGCCCGGTGCTCGACGAAATCGTCGTCACCGCCGACCGCACGGGTACCGAGCTGGTCCAGGTGGGCAGCTTTCGCGGTGCGAAACAGCTCGACACGCCGCTCACCATCGCGGTGATCCCGCGCGATGTGCTCGATACCCAGCAGGCAACCAGCCTGATCGACGCGCTGCGCAACACCGCTGGCGTGACGACGTCGCAGACCTCGCCGACGGTATATAATAATCTGGCGATCCGCGGTATCGACGTGGAAAATCGCGGCAACTATCGCCTGAACGGCACGCTGCCGATCATCAACCTGACCGACCTGCCGCTCGAGGACAAGGAGCGCATCGAGGCATTGAAAGGCGCATCGGCGCTCTATTACGGTTTCACGACGCCATCGGGCATCATCAACCTGACGATGAAACGGCCGACGCAGGATCCGTATCTGGCTGCCAAAATCTTTGGCAACAGCCACGGGCGTATTGGCGGGCACGTCGATTTTGGCGGGACCACCGGAATTCTCGGCTATCGCATCAACGCCGTTTATGACCGGCCGGATTCGGGCATCGACCATACCAGCGGCACGCGAACCGTGCTCGCCGGTGCCTTCGATATCAAGCCGACCGATACGCTCACCGTCCAGGTCGATGGCGAACATATCTTCAAGAAAGTGAACGAGCCCGGGATTTATCGTTTTAGAGAAACCCCCATCCTGACGGTCGACAATCCCGATACCGGGATCGCGCTTCCCGAGCTGATCGATCCCCACACGAACTTCGGCCCCGACTGGGCGGCCAACCGGACCGAGGCCACAAATTTGCTCGGCAAGGTGATCTGGAAATTCAGCCCATCCTGGGAATTTGTCGCGAGTGCCGGTCTGTCGCAGGTCCAGCGCGGGCGCCATTTCAACACGCTCGACCCGAACGATCCCAATACTGATCCGCTGAGGGGACCGGTGGGCGAATTTCCGGTCTCGATCAGCTATCAGCCGGTCGCGAAATTCAAGAACCAGAATTATCGCGCGGAAGTGGCGGGCGCCTTCGAAACCTTCGGCATCAAGCATGAGTTGCTGATCGGCGTGTCGCAGAATATCCGTGCCAACCGTTCGTCGGCAAGTACGGCCCAGACCTGCTTCTATAACAATGCGACCGGCGCCCTTCTCGGCGCGGGTTTCCCCTCGACGCCCGTGCCGGCCGGCGCGACGCGTTCGGCCTGCCTCCAGAGCATCACCGACCCGCACGATATCCCTCAGCTTGGCGAACCGCTTCCGGGGCTCAACAACCCGACGCAGATCACCGATACGGGGGCGTTCATCTTCGATCGCATGGAAATCGGCGAATGGTTGCAGCTCCTGGGCGGCGTCCGTATCTCCGATTACAAGGAAGAGCGTCTCGACACCGGCCTGAAGACCTTCTCGGCAAGCCCGACCTCGCTGTCCTTCGGCGCGGTGGTGAAGCCGATCTCGTCGGTCAGCATCTACGGCACCTATATCGAAGGCCTGGAATCGACCCCGGCGGCGCCGCTCACCACGGTCAACGCGGCCGAACAACTCCCGCCAAGCGCCTCGACGCAATATGAGGGCGGCATCAAGTGGGAGCCGAAGAGTGGTCTGTTGTTCCAGGCGGCCTATTTCGACATCAGTCGCGACTCGGCGGTCGTCAACGGCGCCAATCGGTGGGTCAAGGATGGGAAATCGTCCTACCGCGGGGTCGAACTCAGCTTCACCGGCAATGTCACACCCGACTGGTCGGTCTATGCGAGCGCGCTGTTCCTCGATGCGAAATACAAGTCGGGATCGCCGACGCTGCTCGTCGTCGATGATGCGGGCAATCCGGTCCTCGGCCCCGATGGAAGTCAGCGGATCAGCCCGAGCATCGTCGGCAACCGGGTCGAGAACGCTGCGAAACGGACCTTCTCGCTTGCGACCGAATATCGTTTCACCGATTGGCTGCCGGGCTTCAGTGTCAACGGTGCGGTTTACCACACCGGCAATCGCGCAATTAACCCCCTGAACCAGGCCTTTATCCCCGGCTACACGCTGTTCGACCTGGGGGCGGGTTACACGACCGATATCGCCGGCACGGAAACGACCTTCCGCATCAGCGCCGAAAATGTCGGCGGGAAGAAATATTGGGGATCGACCGGAGGCCTGCTCCTCTCGCAGGGTGTGCCCTCAACGGTCAAATTCTCGATCGAGACAAAGTTCTTCTGA
- a CDS encoding HU family DNA-binding protein: MNHAELSDSVAAALGTSKADGKKTVEAVFAAIADAAAKGEEVSVNGFGKFKVKKSAAREGRNPSTGATIQIAASKKLGFSAAKAVKDKLNG; this comes from the coding sequence ATGAACCACGCCGAATTGTCCGACAGCGTCGCCGCCGCGCTCGGGACGAGCAAGGCCGACGGCAAGAAGACCGTCGAGGCCGTCTTCGCCGCGATCGCGGACGCCGCTGCCAAGGGTGAAGAAGTGTCGGTGAACGGCTTCGGCAAGTTCAAGGTCAAGAAATCGGCCGCACGCGAAGGCCGCAATCCTTCGACCGGCGCGACGATCCAGATCGCGGCTTCGAAGAAGCTCGGCTTCTCGGCGGCCAAAGCGGTCAAGGACAAGCTGAACGGCTGA
- the astD gene encoding succinylglutamate-semialdehyde dehydrogenase has product MSAAFISTDPANGDTVWEGAAASADDCARAVAAARAAFPAWAGQGADARIAVLQRYAAVLGERQAAFAEAIARETGKPLWEAQTEIASMIGKVAISVKAMAERSGTSEGETAFGRARLSHRPHGVMAVLGPYNFPGHLPNGHIVPALLAGNTIVFKPSEETPLVGQLLVEALHAAGVPDDVAVLVQGGRDTGAALVAEDIDGLLFTGSAGAGAHFRRLFADRPAVILALELGGNNPLVAWDGDADAAASIIVASAFITTGQRCSCARRLIVPGDAAGDAIVDAVAALTGRLRIGAWNEAPEPFMGPLISGVAAGRAVSQVETLVGLGARVIRAFEPVVGRSAAFVTPAILDVTGLEVPDEEIFAPVLQVRRVPDIDAALVAANATRFGLSAALISNDDALWARFRVEARAGVVNRNRPTTGASSDMPFGGIGHSGNHRPSAYYAADYCAWPVASLEADNVVDQLASLKGVAS; this is encoded by the coding sequence ATGAGCGCGGCTTTTATTTCCACGGACCCGGCAAATGGCGACACGGTGTGGGAAGGCGCCGCGGCGTCGGCTGATGATTGCGCGCGCGCTGTCGCCGCGGCGCGGGCGGCATTCCCGGCCTGGGCGGGGCAGGGGGCGGACGCGCGTATCGCGGTCCTGCAACGCTATGCCGCGGTGCTGGGCGAGCGGCAGGCGGCGTTCGCTGAAGCGATCGCGCGCGAGACGGGCAAGCCATTATGGGAAGCGCAAACCGAAATCGCATCGATGATCGGCAAGGTCGCGATCTCGGTGAAGGCGATGGCCGAGCGCAGCGGCACGAGCGAAGGCGAAACCGCCTTCGGACGCGCGCGGCTCAGCCATCGGCCGCACGGCGTGATGGCGGTGTTGGGGCCGTATAATTTCCCCGGCCACCTGCCGAACGGGCATATCGTGCCTGCGCTGCTCGCGGGCAACACGATCGTCTTCAAACCGTCCGAAGAGACGCCGCTTGTCGGGCAATTGCTTGTCGAGGCACTGCACGCCGCGGGAGTTCCTGACGATGTCGCGGTCCTCGTCCAGGGCGGACGCGACACTGGCGCGGCGCTGGTGGCAGAGGACATCGATGGGCTGCTCTTCACCGGCTCGGCTGGAGCGGGGGCGCATTTTCGGCGACTGTTCGCCGACCGGCCCGCGGTCATCCTCGCGCTCGAGCTTGGTGGCAACAATCCGCTGGTCGCATGGGATGGCGATGCCGACGCTGCTGCGTCGATTATCGTCGCTTCGGCGTTCATTACCACGGGTCAGCGGTGCTCGTGTGCGCGGCGGCTCATTGTACCTGGTGACGCCGCGGGCGATGCGATTGTCGACGCTGTTGCGGCGCTGACCGGCCGTCTCAGGATCGGGGCGTGGAACGAGGCGCCTGAACCCTTCATGGGACCCCTGATATCAGGGGTCGCCGCCGGGCGCGCGGTATCGCAGGTCGAAACCCTGGTTGGGCTGGGCGCGCGGGTCATCCGCGCATTCGAACCTGTGGTCGGGCGTTCGGCGGCGTTTGTCACCCCCGCGATCCTCGACGTGACCGGGCTGGAGGTTCCGGACGAGGAGATTTTCGCGCCGGTGCTGCAGGTCCGTCGTGTCCCCGATATCGACGCAGCACTCGTTGCTGCTAACGCAACGCGCTTTGGTTTGTCGGCCGCTCTTATCAGCAACGACGATGCGCTGTGGGCGCGCTTTCGCGTCGAAGCGCGTGCAGGGGTGGTTAACCGCAATCGCCCGACCACCGGCGCTTCGTCCGACATGCCGTTTGGGGGGATCGGCCACTCCGGCAACCATCGTCCGAGCGCTTATTATGCCGCGGACTATTGCGCTTGGCCGGTTGCAAGCCTCGAAGCGGACAATGTGGTGGATCAGCTTGCGAGCTTGAAAGGCGTCGCAAGCTAA
- a CDS encoding carbohydrate porin, with amino-acid sequence MRNAGALFACAVLTPEATYAQTESAKDDPVKVVDFGASYVTDVIGNLDGGEKKGFVWLGRADATISVDGSAFGWDGAEIFVDVLAVQSADFSGDYVGDGQTVSNVQGDSAVRPIEAWIAGPISDDVSVKLGMIDLNSEFDVQSVGKHFVGSSHGIGPEFSQSGANGPSIFPAGATAIMLRYESASWSARLGLFDAVAGSRKNPRQAAFRFPGTTGALLVGEVDRKLARGGEAQIGIWRYTPRFERIDTTRGGRGVSQGAYAMIETPLATHRDAKLEGWMRIGVASSSVNEIGAYAGGGLTYGDEAQRVGIAVAHARRGDAVMREAARHNARSNRAETAIELTYAYRVTPWLTIQPDLQYVVNPGWEPSRSDATVAGLRFSFAWPAD; translated from the coding sequence ATGCGCAATGCAGGTGCTCTTTTCGCGTGTGCGGTTCTGACGCCCGAGGCCACTTATGCGCAGACCGAATCAGCAAAGGACGATCCGGTAAAAGTCGTTGATTTCGGAGCATCCTATGTGACCGACGTGATCGGCAATCTGGATGGCGGCGAGAAGAAGGGGTTCGTCTGGCTCGGCCGTGCCGATGCCACGATATCGGTCGATGGATCGGCCTTCGGCTGGGACGGTGCCGAGATATTTGTCGATGTACTGGCTGTGCAGAGCGCTGATTTCTCGGGCGACTATGTCGGAGACGGGCAGACAGTCAGCAATGTCCAGGGCGATAGCGCGGTGCGTCCGATCGAAGCGTGGATCGCGGGCCCGATCAGCGATGATGTGTCGGTGAAGCTTGGCATGATCGACCTCAATTCGGAGTTTGACGTTCAATCAGTCGGCAAGCATTTCGTCGGGAGTTCCCACGGAATCGGTCCCGAATTCTCTCAGTCAGGCGCCAATGGCCCGTCCATATTTCCGGCCGGAGCGACTGCAATAATGCTTCGCTATGAAAGCGCGAGTTGGAGTGCGCGCCTGGGCTTGTTCGATGCGGTGGCAGGCAGCCGCAAGAATCCGCGCCAGGCTGCTTTCCGCTTCCCTGGAACAACCGGCGCACTGTTGGTGGGCGAGGTTGATCGGAAACTTGCACGCGGCGGCGAGGCGCAGATAGGTATATGGCGTTACACCCCACGCTTTGAGCGCATCGACACTACCCGCGGGGGGCGCGGCGTGAGCCAAGGCGCCTATGCGATGATCGAGACTCCGCTGGCGACACATCGTGACGCAAAGCTCGAGGGCTGGATGCGTATCGGAGTCGCGAGCAGCAGCGTGAACGAGATCGGGGCCTATGCGGGCGGGGGCCTGACCTATGGCGACGAGGCGCAGAGGGTTGGTATCGCAGTGGCGCACGCCAGGCGCGGCGATGCGGTGATGCGTGAAGCAGCCCGACACAACGCTCGGTCGAACCGCGCGGAGACTGCGATTGAGCTCACCTATGCGTACCGCGTAACGCCTTGGCTGACCATTCAGCCCGACCTGCAGTATGTAGTCAATCCCGGCTGGGAGCCGAGCCGATCCGATGCAACAGTCGCGGGCCTGCGTTTCAGCTTCGCCTGGCCTGCCGACTGA
- the gcvA gene encoding transcriptional regulator GcvA, whose protein sequence is MNEHARRLLPPMAALHSFMAAARHGSFSKAAAEIGLTQSAVSRQVATLEDWLQTSLFDRAGRRVQLSADGRAYADAIGPALAAIRVATARALAEPAETALRIATLPTFGMRWLAPRLGQLTRDMPELVIEFAARSHEFDFEDERFDAAVHYGLPTWPRAEHDLLFRERAIPVIAPRLLDEHPVTTPRDLLHFPLLVQAERRDAWRLWLHHMGVPVDGMIAGPTFEHFLMLAQAAVAGAGVALLPSFMIEPELESGALVCPFDQAVVGEAAYYLVYPAERLNSPLFARLREWILAEAAAQG, encoded by the coding sequence ATGAACGAGCATGCCCGCCGCTTGCTGCCGCCAATGGCCGCCCTGCACAGCTTCATGGCCGCCGCGCGCCACGGCAGCTTCTCCAAGGCGGCCGCCGAAATCGGCCTGACCCAAAGCGCGGTGAGCCGGCAGGTCGCGACGCTCGAGGACTGGCTCCAGACCTCGTTGTTTGACCGCGCCGGTCGCCGGGTCCAGCTCAGCGCGGATGGCCGCGCCTATGCCGATGCGATCGGCCCGGCGCTCGCGGCAATCCGCGTCGCGACTGCGCGAGCGCTCGCCGAACCGGCCGAAACCGCGCTGCGCATCGCGACGCTGCCGACCTTCGGCATGCGCTGGCTCGCGCCGAGACTGGGGCAATTGACCCGCGACATGCCCGAGCTGGTGATCGAGTTCGCCGCGCGCAGCCACGAGTTCGACTTCGAGGATGAAAGGTTCGACGCGGCGGTCCATTATGGCCTGCCGACCTGGCCTCGCGCCGAGCATGACCTGCTGTTTCGCGAGCGCGCCATCCCCGTGATCGCACCGCGCCTGCTCGACGAACACCCGGTCACTACGCCGCGCGATCTGCTCCATTTTCCGCTTCTCGTTCAGGCCGAACGCCGCGATGCGTGGCGACTGTGGCTGCACCATATGGGGGTGCCGGTCGACGGCATGATCGCCGGGCCGACTTTCGAACATTTCCTGATGCTCGCGCAGGCCGCGGTCGCGGGCGCAGGCGTCGCCCTGCTCCCCAGTTTCATGATCGAACCCGAGCTCGAATCGGGCGCACTTGTCTGCCCGTTCGACCAGGCGGTGGTCGGCGAAGCGGCCTATTATCTCGTCTATCCGGCCGAACGCCTGAACAGCCCGCTCTTCGCGCGGCTGCGCGAATGGATCCTCGCCGAAGCGGCAGCGCAAGGCTGA
- a CDS encoding arginine N-succinyltransferase, giving the protein MRIVRPIETRDLAALVDLAESLGPGMTTLPADRATLAEKVERSVASFAGNIERADAHYMLVLEDAEGRLLGTSALYPSVGAPFGFFSYKRIRLVQRSQAVGASCDVEMLTLANDYTGTTEVGTLAVRPSEKGSGAGRLLARARYMLVASRPDLFAPLLMAEMRGWQDAAGRNPFWDAVGARFFNMDFATADRLSAVRGADFIAELLPKHPIYIDLLPDAARAVIGRPHDASAPARAMLMQEGFRYEGYVDVFDVGPQVHCDRDQIATVRLSRCGLPVTLSPNFAPGARDYLVCTGDLDRFRVTLAAARPAPGEIALSDDVVRALGADRGEQLRSSPVQLDIGA; this is encoded by the coding sequence ATGCGCATCGTCCGCCCGATCGAAACGCGCGACCTTGCCGCGCTCGTCGACTTGGCCGAAAGTCTCGGGCCCGGGATGACGACGCTGCCGGCGGACCGCGCCACGCTCGCTGAAAAGGTCGAGCGGTCGGTCGCGAGCTTTGCCGGCAACATCGAGCGCGCCGACGCGCATTATATGCTGGTGCTCGAGGATGCCGAGGGCCGGTTGCTCGGCACCTCGGCGCTCTATCCGTCGGTTGGCGCGCCGTTTGGTTTCTTCTCTTACAAGCGCATCCGTCTCGTGCAGCGAAGCCAGGCGGTCGGCGCGAGTTGCGACGTCGAGATGCTGACGCTCGCCAACGACTATACCGGGACGACCGAGGTCGGGACGCTCGCGGTGCGGCCGAGCGAGAAGGGCAGCGGGGCAGGGAGGCTGCTCGCGCGGGCGCGCTACATGCTCGTCGCGTCGCGGCCCGACCTGTTCGCGCCGCTGCTGATGGCCGAGATGCGCGGCTGGCAGGATGCCGCCGGGCGCAACCCCTTCTGGGATGCGGTCGGCGCGCGCTTCTTCAACATGGATTTTGCGACTGCCGACCGGCTGAGCGCGGTGCGCGGCGCCGATTTCATCGCCGAACTGCTGCCCAAGCATCCGATCTATATCGACCTGCTCCCCGATGCCGCGCGCGCCGTTATCGGCCGTCCGCACGATGCCAGTGCGCCGGCGAGGGCGATGTTGATGCAGGAAGGTTTCCGCTACGAAGGCTATGTCGACGTGTTCGACGTCGGGCCGCAGGTGCATTGCGACCGCGACCAGATCGCGACGGTGCGGTTGTCGCGTTGCGGCCTGCCAGTGACGCTCTCGCCCAATTTTGCGCCCGGCGCGCGCGACTATCTGGTGTGCACCGGCGATCTGGACCGCTTCCGTGTTACGCTGGCGGCGGCCCGGCCCGCTCCGGGCGAGATCGCGCTAAGCGACGATGTCGTTCGGGCGCTTGGCGCCGATCGCGGCGAGCAACTCCGCTCGTCGCCGGTTCAATTGGACATCGGCGCATGA
- a CDS encoding aspartate aminotransferase family protein, which produces MTTPLMNVYARAPLAFVKGEGAWLTSREGGEPYLDCVAGVASNALGHCHPALVAALVEQGHSLWHVSNMFEVPGQDRLAARLIEASFADTVFFANTGTEAVECAIKVARRYHAARGAPERQAIIGFHGAFHGRTYAALNAAGNAAHLEGFGAPMSGFVHLSVDDEAALAAAIADPATAAVLIEPVQGEGGARAMTRAFLESLRTACTAAGVLLIYDEVQSGMGRTGQLFAHQWFPGTEPDIMAVAKALGSGLPVAACLATTEAASGMQPGGHGSTFGGNPLAMAVATAAFDEIAKPETLAHARALSKRLRASLGTLAAGWPDVITDVRGKGLLIGLRLAVNNRAFIAAARTQRLLVAGGGDNIVRLLPPLTMSIAEADEVVARLDATCAVMTAAVAA; this is translated from the coding sequence ATGACTACCCCGCTCATGAATGTTTACGCGCGCGCACCGCTGGCCTTCGTCAAGGGCGAGGGCGCCTGGCTTACCAGCCGCGAAGGCGGCGAGCCCTATCTCGACTGCGTCGCCGGGGTCGCGTCGAACGCGCTTGGCCATTGCCACCCTGCGCTCGTCGCGGCGCTGGTCGAACAGGGCCACTCGCTCTGGCATGTGTCGAACATGTTCGAGGTGCCTGGGCAGGATAGGCTGGCAGCGCGGCTGATCGAAGCGAGCTTTGCCGACACAGTTTTCTTCGCCAACACCGGGACCGAGGCGGTCGAGTGCGCGATCAAGGTCGCGCGCCGCTATCACGCCGCGCGCGGTGCGCCCGAGCGCCAAGCCATCATTGGCTTCCATGGCGCGTTCCACGGCCGGACTTATGCTGCGCTGAACGCGGCGGGCAACGCCGCGCATCTTGAGGGGTTCGGCGCGCCGATGTCGGGCTTCGTCCATCTGTCGGTCGACGACGAGGCTGCGCTTGCCGCCGCGATCGCCGATCCCGCGACCGCCGCGGTGTTAATCGAGCCGGTGCAGGGCGAGGGCGGCGCGCGCGCGATGACGCGCGCCTTTCTTGAGAGCCTGCGCACGGCCTGCACCGCCGCCGGCGTTCTGCTGATCTATGACGAGGTGCAGAGCGGTATGGGGCGCACCGGCCAGTTGTTCGCGCACCAATGGTTTCCGGGCACCGAGCCCGATATCATGGCGGTCGCCAAGGCGCTCGGGTCGGGGCTTCCTGTCGCCGCATGCCTTGCCACGACCGAGGCGGCGTCGGGGATGCAGCCAGGCGGACACGGTTCGACCTTTGGGGGGAATCCGCTCGCGATGGCGGTCGCGACCGCCGCGTTCGACGAAATCGCGAAGCCCGAAACCCTGGCGCATGCGCGCGCGCTGTCAAAGCGGCTGCGCGCCAGTCTCGGGACGCTGGCCGCGGGCTGGCCCGACGTCATCACCGACGTGCGCGGCAAAGGCCTGCTGATCGGACTGAGGCTTGCAGTGAACAACCGTGCCTTTATCGCGGCTGCGCGTACTCAGAGGCTGCTCGTCGCGGGCGGGGGCGACAATATCGTGCGGCTGCTGCCGCCGCTGACGATGAGTATCGCGGAAGCCGACGAAGTCGTCGCCCGCCTCGACGCAACCTGTGCGGTGATGACCGCGGCGGTTGCGGCATGA